The Periophthalmus magnuspinnatus isolate fPerMag1 chromosome 15, fPerMag1.2.pri, whole genome shotgun sequence genomic sequence TGGAATTTATGAACATAATGTACAGTACAGTTCAGGAATCAGTACCAAATTTCAGGTGTTGTTCAAATGTTGGTACCTGAAGAAAACGTAAAGATACACCAACCCTACTTATATGTGACACTTTGAGAAGGAATATTAAAAAGTACCACTCTAAAAATGGTTTGAACTGATCATGCACATTATCCATCCATATCGATACAACCTACAACTCTGCAGATTAACAAtagccattttattttacatgccTCCATTCAAAAGTGTTGTGCCATCTGAACTCCATACAAATTAAACTTGCAAACTCCTTTTTACTATTGCCCATCttttgttattataattttttcatGATCAAGTTTGGTAGTAATTATTATACTTTTCTGTCCAATTAAAGCTTATTACGTCcaaaattcatttttttcttgaacATTCATAAATTAATGACAGGTGGACTACTGGAGGTCATAGACCGAAGCTAACAGCCTGACAtatcacacaaaaaatacaactaaaGACTAAAGGCAAATGTGAAAAAATTGTCCGTGAATATAATTTGTCCCATTACAGTCTGTAGTGCACAAACTCCGGGCGCTGCCGCAAAGACAGGCCGAGTCTTGAAGCCCCCATCCCGGGGAGACTCTGCGACATCATCCGCTGCAGAGCCAAGGTGCACCTGCTGCTTTTGTGTCAAATTATTAgaacaatatataaataaatgtggtaTATCTGAAGATTTACTTACTGTGGCCTGGTGTATCGGTCCTTTAGCGTCCAGCGGAGTTTTGGGTCATTTTCTGATGAATTGTGGGTGATGCGGTGTTTCTTCTCTGCagctgatgctaatgctaagagAAGCTAACTTTGCTGGACAGACGCTGCTGCTTTCGAGATCCCAACGGAATCCCCAGAAATGTTGGTTTTATCATGATTTTAGAAAGggtaacaaaatattaaatttagTATTTAGATGTCGACTGTGAACACAAATAGATAATTAAATGTGACGGTTCATCAAGATTTGTTACTCAAAGAAAGACCCAGCAAAGACAATACATTCTAAAGTTACCGATTGAAACAGAAGTAAACCacgtcaaaaaaaaaagaaaaaaaaaaagctttaaataaaatttaaattgaaTTAGAACATATTTAAATAGCATGCCAAGTTGATATTagcataataaaagaaaaaaaataaagaagaaagcaAATGGTTTATCGTGTTTGCTCAAGTCTCGAGTCCCGTTGCCTAGTAACAGTGGGCGTTAACTGCTCGAATTTCAATTTAccgaaaacataaaatatatcaaTGGGAAATACACAGATTTTtcaagaaatatccaaactaaTGTGGAGtattatttgtcattatttcttattatttttaataatgtggagtattatttgtcattatttcTTATTATTTCTTTAGGGACCGAATCTGCACTTTTTAAAGctattgtgagaaaaaaaacaaaaaaacaaaacaaaaacaaatcataacTTTCTGTATATTTGTGCTCACAGAGAAGTCACTGAAcattgtgccagtttttgtttcatacagtcgtggaaggtaacaaagtacaagtagtaaagtactgtacttaagtaaagtatagatacctaaatattttattgaagtaaattttaaagtgggtactttttacttttacttcactacatttaagagaagATATTTGTagtttctactccactacatttttaactgaactgaaaagtaaaaagcaagTAGAAggaagtacttttcatatgatttgaggggttattttggcCATGTTTGTAACATCCCGGCTAAAGTTTCTGAGTTCAAGTtttgatcaaacaaaaataaatagccTACCGGTACATAAAATTCATAAGAagaattaagaaattgattccttactactgttgaccaaaatatttaGCATCTGACAGTAAAAAGCATTCTACCATAAAACTCTGACCTGTGACAGAAGCAACCCTAATGTAACATGAGCCATGACCATACATGTAGATAGGAAggtttttaaatacaatttagaTTATAAGAAAAAGAGAGATCTAAGAAGATGCATTTTCAATTCAGAAAGATATTTATtctcaaaatatattattactatttacaAATTTGCTTAAACATGGATAAATTTAACATGTTGAAAACTACACAATCCCTGTGTAACATGTGTTCAATAGCTTTGCTGTTTGTTTTATCAgcaaatttgaatttaaattgaCCAAAATGGAGCCAAAACCATTGCATAAAATAGGTCAACAGGATTtctatttaatcaaaattgcttttaaaaAGGACGGAATTTATAAAAGTATTCCTTTTCAAAGCGAATGGATATAAGATCATCTATATCAACATCTTACAGCAACTCAAGACTTACAAGACCATCTCACCAGTACAAACCGCTGAACTGCTGGATACATTTAAATGACCAGGTTTTTGACAAATTGCAAGGGCAACAATacttgaagtaccataattccCTCTACTATTTGTTTTATTCCAACTGCTAACCCTTTAGATTATATTTGTagaaatatgttctgaaatgtgagtttagtattagtttgtcagttaatatttcagtctttttgtccaTCCTTCTTGaggtgtttaaaatatgaactttgaaaagAATCCTATCGCAAATTCAATAACAATGTTTGtcagaattattatttttatttcccaaATCGCTCAACcctgacatttcaataatctaaTAAATTCATGAATCAGATGATGATTGCAAacagtattcatgggtttcagaattatgaatCATGAGGACaactgccatagcaattaacaattttaagcaaaatattattttgaatggtGGTTCTCAAATGTCCCttataacaggaaactgaaacccatgaatatctAACCAACAAATTTGTGCCATAAGATCAacattcttaaaggtgcactatgtaacttttctggtggatggtctgcaagccacttgtttccatggggatgttattgctttgcctgaaatatattgtatatctccatggagacaagcagggaacACTGCCAGGTCAAGTTGCAAGTTACATCTGTGCTGCCACGACCCCTGCTCAAAGCAAAACGCTCATATGTTTTTAGCAGTATAAACACCAGGAAATGATTAATTGCAATATggataaatgtaatgccatacagttaaacattccagggaaaatcaaatctccatggaaataagcaggtagcagatcctcccccagaaaagttgcatagtggacctttaacttTACCCTACATAATGTTACACATGATTTTATACATAGACATTATTATAACTCGTTCTTGTCCTCTACATTTACTACAATGGGTAGATTTGAGTTGGGCGCTCCGTacacctcctccagctgctCTTCTGTCTGCCCCAGGTTTGAGGCACCGTCTTGGACTTGGGTTATGGGTAGACCTGGGTGTAGGGCTGTGGATGGTTCAATATTAGGCTGAACAGTGGTAGCGGTGGTAGCAGTGGTAGCAGGTTGCATTGGGGCATTCATTTGTAGAGCTTCCATTTCGGCCTGTCTACGGCCTTTGCGTTTGCCCAGAACTTTGACATAGTTTGCAGGAACAAGTCCCGTGGTCTGACCATCCAAACTTGCCAACAACCAGCCACGCACTCGGGGCTGCAGCTctgaaaatgagaaataaaagaTCATTTAGTGAAATCTGTACATGttgatattcattttttttcaattgggtgttatgacaataaaatatattaaaaaatttcCTCATATTTATCCATCAAGATTTTTGATCTTATCTTATCAATAACAAGTAAAAATGGCTTCAAAATTCCTGAACATAAtctttagataaaaaaaaaaataattttgatttaataatgtcaCTGCCTTTgttataaagtatttttgtaAGCATTTTAGAtatgaaaatacaacaataattgtgtaaaaaaaagttgataatttaaaagtaagataaatgaatgttttttgtatttttattagtatatcacttgtttattgtttaatcTTTGCAGCCTTATGTACCTGAATCATTCCAAAAAAGGATGGTGGTCTGATGATATATATGGTCTGGTCTGCATTTGAATagaagagagcagagagccagGCTAGCACTACACCTAATTACTGTATACTTAAGTGGAATGAAATTTTGTTTTCTAGTGTAAATAGTTGATTTTAGAATTTTAGCATTGTTAAACTATATGAGTACATAAAAATAATCTAGAAAAGATAACTATCATTATTGGATTTATACCTTTTGGAGCCAGGTTGAGCAGGTCTCCCGCTCTCACTGAGATCTCCTCCTCTGACGCTGCAGTGAAGTCAAACTCTGCTTTGGCCACAACATGATCATCCTCCCCACTTGCCCAGTTTGTGTCTAAAGAGGAACAGaacagagatcaggagtctaacacacaacctccttactgagaggaggagacaggataatcACTCagtcacagtaacacagggaggacacacTCCAATCAGAAAGATCAGCCCACAATCTGCTAGcttgtggggtttttttaacaataactaCTAAAATCATAcctgttgtctctgtgtctgttgcAGAGCTCAGCAGTTTCCAAATAAGATATGGGCCgcccaaaacaacagcaaaaaacaagaaaattggCCACGACTTGACAGACTGCTCCTCGGCTCCTCTGGTTGTCGCTAGAGCATCGTTAGCACTTTCTGCCCAAAGATCATCTGCTTCTGAGTCTGTTCTCCTTCCCAGAATTCTTTGCAACCTCCTGTACAAGTACCTCAAAGTCCTCACTAGTGCAAATGCTGATAAAACCCGAGTTAAATGTGCACGCAATCTAGTGAAATGATTTGCGACGTCAAGTACAGCCCTAAAGCTATTATAAACTGCTGAAAAAGTAGCGTCTAACATCATGCTAACAGACGCAAAAGCATGGACGATACTCTCAATTGATTGGAAAGCGCCTCTGCTACTTTCTTCTGCCTGTTGGACAAATCGACTCGGGGCAATTTCATCAGAATGGGGCAGAATTCGGCCGTGTCCATATCCGCCGATGCCATAGCCCGAGCTGTAGCCTGAGCTGTAGCCGTAGGGAGAGTAGCCGGGCGTGTAGAAGGAGCTCGATCCATAGGGGGCACCgtaggaggaggtgaaggaggagtaCGAAGGGCGGTAGGTTTGCTGAACCGAGCGAGGAGGCACAGGAGGAGCCATGCGCGTGATAACAGGAGgtccagagacagaggaggagggaagagtgGGAGCAAAGTCTATAGATCTGAAAAGTAGGAGAATTTTGTGTGTCATtataaacagattaaaatgCAATGCTTAAGCCTGGGCAATAATAAGTTTTAAAAGAACAATATTACACTTTATATTATACTTTCTGATCTAtcttatgttgtttcctcaccaaaattatacctggaattgtgttttgtttcattcacatatatttaaaatgacaacCCTGCATATgtctaagttcttctctcaaaatacaggaagtgctccactgtatttttaaactccatacagcttcactagaatcatttggattctttaagccctagaattgccgatgtctactgaacaaaaagcaaaaggtaggagttaacttgaaaactaccaaccggagatgtagacagactaataatgcaggatcgttcaaacatgtgtgaatgaaacaaaacacaactccaggtaagttttggatgaggtaacaacattctagcatggcctaaagctcacaataatcaattttgcataatataatgAAGAATCTTTAATCAAGATTGAGATTTATGTCTAATGGCCAGTTATCATCTTGGGTCAAAGCATGGAAGACAGAATACGAAAgacttttggacttttttttacgtgtgtgtgtgttaaatggcactAAGTAaatgtctgtattgtttatgttcactAAACCAATACTGAAAGTAGGGCTGCAGTCGCTCTGCCAAtcaattagttgactaaaaagggggcatggCAAAACTCCCCAAACTATAATGGTCCTATTTCGTAAAGCAGGTTTAACTAACCCTGAGTTTATGATCAGTTATCATACTCTGCTGAGGAGAAAAGCCATGATCAGTGAATCCCAGACAAATGGATTCACCATGGCTATGATAACCCAGAGGAGGTTTCCATCTTAGAGGGACGGGAATGATTAAATTCAGGTTTAGTATTGAAATGAGATGTTGAGTAATACTTTAATGGACAATTAGTGTGatgcattaaaacacaaatatgtttttaagttttgtagttaataaaatactattttaaaatgaattttaGACACTGTCACTTTGTTGCAGGTCTGATATATATTTATTGCACTAGGAGTGTAGTAACACAAACCGTACTTTTATATGTGATATTAAATACATGGATAGAATAAAGGCAACAGTTATAAGCAGTGAACTGTGTTATGAATTATAAACTGAAatagaatttttaaaaagtgttaaaattaTCTTATCTATAAAGTTAAATCCTCATCATTAAACCATGATCTAATTCTTCCTACTTCTTTGAACGGACTGAACTCATGAATCATTTTCAAATTTTCCCAAACTCCCTGCATAAACCCAGAAAGTCTGAAAAgtttaaatcaaataattagtcaactaaataagtttaatatattaagtttaagttttatCGTGTTTTGCTGTTTGTACATGAGGGAAAAAAGAGTGGCATTTCAGGACACTTGCACTATTATTTACACACAGTCCCACAGAATTAACTCTGTGGTGGTAAAAGACAAActaatacagagaaatatttgtAAATCAGTAGGGAAAATTCCAAATCACGTTATTTTAACATGATGGGGGGGACACATAAAACTAAAGCTTTTGCTATTTGACAGACTGCTGGGGTAACAAAACCAGGCCGAAGTTAgcttaagttattttttgttgacttttaagCATTCACATTTTTGTTAGCTGTAAACTTTAAAAGCAGAACATTTCATGCAGTTCATCAAATATCAAACAGTGTGTAGTTTATAAAAAAGCTTGTGTGCGCAATATTaccattagctttagcattagcattcgcTGCAACATGTCGGACAAAATGCTAAAAAATATGGTCCCtttttactattaaaataaGTCTTTACCTGTAGTTTACGGGTGCAGCCATCGCCCCGGGGATTCGTCTCTCCCACGGTTTTGGTGGAGATCGTGAATCCAT encodes the following:
- the pex13 gene encoding peroxisome biogenesis factor 13 translates to MDSRSPPKPWERRIPGAMAAPVNYRSIDFAPTLPSSSVSGPPVITRMAPPVPPRSVQQTYRPSYSSFTSSYGAPYGSSSFYTPGYSPYGYSSGYSSGYGIGGYGHGRILPHSDEIAPSRFVQQAEESSRGAFQSIESIVHAFASVSMMLDATFSAVYNSFRAVLDVANHFTRLRAHLTRVLSAFALVRTLRYLYRRLQRILGRRTDSEADDLWAESANDALATTRGAEEQSVKSWPIFLFFAVVLGGPYLIWKLLSSATDTETTDTNWASGEDDHVVAKAEFDFTAASEEEISVRAGDLLNLAPKELQPRVRGWLLASLDGQTTGLVPANYVKVLGKRKGRRQAEMEALQMNAPMQPATTATTATTVQPNIEPSTALHPGLPITQVQDGASNLGQTEEQLEEVYGAPNSNLPIVVNVEDKNEL